Proteins from a single region of Streptomyces vinaceus:
- a CDS encoding GMC oxidoreductase: MPEAREYDVIIIGTGAGGGTLAHRLAPTGKRILLLERGGYLPRERDNWDSTEVFVKGKYRAPEFWYDKNGDRFPPEVNYYVGGNTKFYGAALFRLRPEDFGELRHHDGISPAWPLDYGDLEPYYTQAEHLYLVHGRHGEDPTEGPASAQYAHPPVQHEPRIQQLSDDLEKRGLHPFHLPIGVNLLQDDQGRAAHGSACIRCDRVDGFPCLVGAKSDAQVICVDPALEHPNVELVTHADVRRLETDPTGRSVTSVVAELGDGSTVRFAAAVVVVACGAVNSAVLLLRSADDRHPRGLANSSDTVGRHYMRHNNLALMAVSKEPNGTRFQKTLALHDWYLGSDDWDFPLGGIQMLGKSDSEQIHGEAPRWAGAVTPDMPFEVLAHHAVDFWLCGEDLPDPDNRVTLDGDGAIHLALDEKNNTAGLKRLRHKLQGMLGHLGMHEHHLLSHSIYLHKGMPIGATAHQAGTVRFGRDPQSSALDVNCKAHDLDNLYVVDTSFFPSIGAVNPSLTAIANALRVGDHLAERLQ; the protein is encoded by the coding sequence ATGCCCGAGGCGCGGGAGTACGACGTCATCATCATCGGTACGGGGGCCGGCGGCGGCACCCTGGCCCATCGTCTGGCGCCCACCGGAAAGCGGATCCTGCTGCTCGAACGCGGCGGCTACCTGCCGCGTGAACGGGACAACTGGGACTCGACCGAGGTCTTCGTCAAAGGGAAGTACCGCGCACCGGAGTTCTGGTACGACAAGAACGGAGACCGCTTCCCGCCCGAGGTGAACTACTACGTCGGCGGGAACACCAAGTTCTACGGCGCCGCGCTCTTCCGCCTGCGCCCCGAGGACTTCGGCGAACTCCGCCACCACGACGGCATCTCCCCCGCCTGGCCGCTGGACTACGGCGACCTGGAGCCGTACTACACGCAGGCCGAGCACCTCTACCTCGTCCACGGGCGGCACGGCGAGGACCCCACCGAGGGCCCGGCGAGCGCCCAGTACGCCCATCCGCCGGTACAACACGAGCCGCGCATCCAGCAGTTGAGCGACGACCTGGAGAAGCGGGGACTGCACCCCTTCCACCTGCCCATCGGAGTGAACCTCCTCCAGGACGACCAGGGGCGGGCGGCGCACGGCAGTGCCTGCATCCGCTGCGACCGCGTCGACGGCTTCCCCTGCCTGGTCGGGGCGAAGTCGGACGCCCAGGTCATCTGCGTGGACCCGGCGCTGGAACACCCCAACGTCGAACTGGTCACGCACGCCGACGTGCGCCGGCTGGAGACGGACCCCACCGGACGGAGCGTCACCTCGGTCGTCGCGGAACTGGGCGACGGCTCGACCGTCCGCTTCGCCGCCGCCGTCGTGGTGGTGGCCTGCGGGGCCGTCAACTCCGCGGTACTGCTGCTGCGTTCGGCCGACGACCGGCACCCGCGGGGGCTGGCCAACAGCTCGGACACGGTGGGCCGGCACTACATGCGGCACAACAACCTGGCCCTGATGGCGGTCTCCAAGGAACCGAACGGCACCAGGTTCCAGAAGACGCTGGCACTGCACGACTGGTACCTGGGCAGCGACGACTGGGACTTCCCCCTCGGGGGCATCCAGATGCTCGGCAAGTCCGACTCCGAGCAGATCCACGGCGAGGCGCCCCGCTGGGCCGGAGCCGTCACCCCGGACATGCCCTTCGAGGTACTCGCCCACCACGCGGTCGACTTCTGGCTGTGCGGCGAGGACCTGCCGGACCCGGACAACCGCGTCACCCTCGACGGGGACGGCGCGATCCACCTCGCCCTCGACGAGAAGAACAACACCGCCGGTCTGAAGCGGCTGCGGCACAAACTGCAGGGCATGCTCGGCCACCTCGGCATGCACGAGCACCATCTGCTGTCGCACAGCATCTACCTGCACAAGGGCATGCCCATCGGCGCCACGGCGCACCAGGCCGGCACCGTCCGCTTCGGACGCGACCCGCAGAGCTCCGCCCTCGACGTCAACTGCAAGGCCCACGACCTCGACAACCTCTACGTGGTCGACACGAGCTTCTTCCCGAGCATCGGGGCGGTCAACCCCTCGCTGACGGCCATCGCCAACGCCCTGCGCGTCGGGGACCACCTCGCCGAGCGCCTGCAATGA
- a CDS encoding cyclase family protein, producing the protein MGTSDGMTEAGFRSLYRELRRAAPGGAGPRGALATLTPARTLAALREVRSGRTVSLAAPVNTHEAPDNAEPAQHRLTAPVGGAPDPGGLQFARDRIAMNVHGDVDSHIDALCHVIYEGTLYGGVPAADVLSPDGAAALSIDLARDGIVGRGVLLDIPRLHGTRWLEPGTHVSAEDLAAAEARQGVRVGAGDILLVRVGHRRRRRELGAWDAAGARAGLHPTALRFLADRHVAVLGSDGNNDTAPSAARGVAFPVHVLAIHAMGLHLLDYLQFEELAPLCEREGRWSFVCVIAPLRLPAATGSPVNPLAIL; encoded by the coding sequence ATGGGTACGTCCGACGGGATGACCGAGGCCGGCTTCCGCTCGCTCTACCGTGAACTGCGCCGGGCGGCCCCCGGTGGGGCCGGGCCCCGGGGGGCCCTGGCCACCCTCACCCCCGCGCGGACGCTGGCCGCGCTCCGCGAGGTGCGCTCCGGCCGCACGGTCTCGCTCGCCGCGCCCGTGAACACGCACGAGGCACCGGACAACGCCGAACCGGCGCAGCACCGGCTCACGGCGCCCGTCGGCGGCGCCCCGGACCCGGGCGGCCTGCAGTTCGCCCGGGACCGCATCGCCATGAACGTCCACGGCGACGTCGACAGCCACATCGACGCCCTGTGCCACGTCATCTACGAGGGCACCCTGTACGGCGGCGTCCCCGCCGCGGACGTGCTCTCCCCGGACGGCGCCGCGGCCCTCTCCATCGACCTGGCCCGCGACGGCATCGTGGGCCGCGGAGTGCTCCTGGACATCCCGCGCCTGCACGGCACCCGCTGGCTCGAACCGGGAACGCACGTGAGCGCGGAGGACCTGGCCGCCGCCGAAGCGCGGCAGGGGGTGCGGGTGGGCGCGGGCGACATCCTCCTCGTACGCGTCGGGCACCGGCGGCGGCGCCGGGAGCTCGGCGCCTGGGACGCGGCCGGCGCGCGGGCCGGACTGCACCCGACCGCCCTGCGCTTCCTGGCCGACCGCCACGTGGCCGTGCTCGGCAGCGACGGCAACAACGACACGGCTCCCAGCGCCGCGCGGGGCGTCGCCTTCCCGGTACACGTACTGGCCATCCACGCCATGGGGCTGCACCTGCTCGACTACCTGCAGTTCGAGGAGCTGGCCCCCTTGTGCGAGCGGGAGGGCCGGTGGTCGTTCGTCTGCGTGATCGCGCCGCTACGGCTGCCCGCGGCGACCGGTTCCCCCGTCAACCCCCTCGCGATCCTGTGA
- a CDS encoding DUF389 domain-containing protein, which yields MDMLHVRAVSPPDLTGSVMALLSAQPCVLNLSLRPDSVRNPDGDAIVCDVLTGVANEVLRGLRDLGLERRGSIVLDPIDTAFSDHAARAGAEVLGSRLRVPVWEQVEARIRAEGRYPPSFYLFMAIAGVIGAVGIITNSQILIVAAMVVGPEYAAVTSVALGIDHRSRPPVREGLAALCGGFLLAVAATFLFALFVRGFALQPRAFELGLRPVSNLINTPNFFSAVVAVLAAVVGIVSLTEARTSALLGVFISVTTIPAAADIGVSCAFASWDEALGSLFQLLLNIAVLILVGTGTLKVQRAMWRRVSAHRTRRTGP from the coding sequence TTGGACATGCTGCACGTCCGGGCCGTCAGCCCGCCGGACCTCACGGGAAGCGTCATGGCCCTGTTGAGCGCCCAGCCGTGTGTCCTCAACCTCTCCCTGCGGCCCGACAGCGTACGGAACCCCGACGGCGACGCCATCGTGTGCGACGTCCTGACCGGAGTCGCCAACGAGGTGCTGCGCGGGCTGCGCGACCTCGGACTGGAACGGCGGGGGTCCATCGTCCTCGACCCGATCGACACGGCCTTCTCCGACCACGCGGCCAGAGCCGGGGCCGAGGTCCTCGGGTCGCGGCTGCGCGTGCCGGTGTGGGAGCAGGTGGAGGCCCGGATCCGGGCCGAGGGACGCTATCCGCCGAGCTTCTACCTCTTCATGGCCATCGCCGGTGTCATCGGCGCGGTCGGCATCATCACCAACTCGCAGATCCTCATCGTCGCGGCCATGGTGGTCGGTCCGGAGTACGCGGCCGTCACCAGCGTGGCCCTGGGCATCGACCACCGCTCCCGGCCCCCCGTCCGGGAGGGCCTCGCGGCGCTGTGCGGGGGCTTCCTGCTGGCCGTGGCGGCGACCTTCCTGTTCGCCCTGTTCGTCCGCGGCTTCGCCCTCCAGCCGCGCGCCTTCGAACTCGGCCTCAGGCCCGTGTCGAACCTGATCAACACACCCAACTTCTTCTCGGCGGTGGTGGCCGTGCTCGCCGCGGTCGTGGGCATCGTCTCGCTGACCGAGGCCCGCACCAGCGCACTGCTCGGCGTCTTCATCTCGGTGACGACGATTCCGGCGGCGGCCGACATCGGGGTCTCCTGTGCGTTCGCCAGCTGGGACGAGGCCCTGGGGTCTCTGTTCCAGCTGCTGCTCAACATCGCCGTACTGATCCTGGTCGGAACCGGGACGCTCAAGGTCCAGCGGGCGATGTGGCGGCGGGTCAGCGCGCACCGGACCCGGCGGACCGGGCCGTGA
- a CDS encoding cation:proton antiporter, whose protein sequence is MSEDQVFTGLALIVVLAVGSQLLAGRLRVPALIVLLPVGFAAGALTGDVNPEKLLGSAFSPLVSLAVAVILYDAGLGLDLKRFREHTRRVVVRLLWLGVLLTAGSAALLAAVLLGMSGGAAVMLGTILIVSGPTVVGPLLNFVRPTERLQHILIWEGTLIDPVGAILGALVFHGVVAGNSSGPGGKVVAFAASAAVGLAGGAVGTVVLMLLRRLRPGPVLGTTGQLAAVIGVAAACNVIRDDTGMIAAVLMGLAVANLPGAETGARNPFFETLVHLVIGLLFISISATVSPQSLRHVVLPTLALVAVLVLVTRPLVAAIASIGTDLTRGERGFLGWMAPRGIVAAATASTFSATLAAKGVGGASKILPATFVVIVATVTLYGLTAVPVAKRLGVVRSSRSRPLLVGGAPWVVDLGLALRSAGLEVVMWAGHDAQRDRIRAAGLELAPGELFAAATGSGAELEGLTGVLLLTDESDFNALASMNLRGSVEGPVYRLGPETDTQGVVAPYTGGQVLFDPALTGAELSRRYERGARVVTRRLDGPVPAGHHLLFLVRADGVLLPVTRTGGPVPRPGDVAVLLGG, encoded by the coding sequence CTGTCGGAGGACCAGGTGTTCACGGGCCTCGCGCTGATCGTCGTCCTGGCCGTGGGCTCCCAGCTGCTGGCGGGCCGGCTGCGCGTCCCCGCGCTGATCGTCCTGCTGCCGGTGGGATTCGCCGCCGGCGCGCTGACCGGTGACGTGAACCCCGAGAAACTGCTCGGGTCCGCCTTCTCGCCGCTGGTCTCGCTGGCCGTCGCGGTGATCCTCTACGACGCCGGGCTCGGCCTGGACCTCAAGCGGTTCAGGGAGCACACCCGGCGGGTGGTGGTGCGGCTGCTCTGGCTCGGCGTGCTGCTCACCGCCGGGTCGGCGGCGCTGCTCGCCGCGGTGTTGCTGGGGATGTCGGGCGGCGCGGCCGTGATGCTCGGAACCATCCTGATCGTGTCCGGCCCGACCGTCGTCGGACCGCTGCTGAATTTCGTACGTCCCACCGAACGGCTCCAGCACATCCTCATCTGGGAGGGCACGCTCATCGACCCGGTGGGAGCCATCCTGGGCGCCCTCGTCTTCCACGGCGTGGTGGCCGGGAACAGCAGCGGCCCCGGCGGCAAGGTGGTCGCGTTCGCCGCCAGCGCCGCGGTGGGCCTGGCCGGCGGCGCCGTGGGGACCGTGGTGCTCATGCTGCTGCGCAGGCTGCGGCCCGGGCCGGTGCTGGGCACCACGGGCCAGCTGGCCGCCGTGATCGGGGTGGCGGCGGCCTGCAACGTGATCCGGGACGACACGGGCATGATCGCCGCCGTCCTGATGGGGCTGGCCGTGGCGAACCTGCCCGGCGCGGAGACGGGCGCCCGCAACCCGTTCTTCGAGACCCTGGTGCACCTGGTCATCGGCCTCCTGTTCATCTCCATCTCGGCCACCGTCAGCCCCCAGTCGCTGCGCCACGTGGTGCTGCCCACGCTCGCTCTCGTCGCGGTCCTCGTCCTGGTGACCAGACCCCTCGTGGCGGCCATCGCCTCGATCGGTACGGATCTGACGCGCGGGGAGCGCGGATTCCTTGGCTGGATGGCGCCGCGCGGCATCGTGGCCGCGGCCACCGCCTCGACGTTCTCCGCCACGCTGGCCGCCAAGGGCGTGGGCGGCGCGTCGAAGATCCTTCCCGCCACCTTCGTGGTGATCGTCGCGACCGTCACGCTCTACGGGCTCACCGCCGTGCCGGTCGCGAAACGGCTGGGCGTCGTGCGCTCCTCGCGCTCCCGGCCGCTGCTGGTGGGCGGTGCTCCCTGGGTGGTCGATCTCGGACTGGCCCTGCGTTCGGCCGGGCTGGAGGTGGTCATGTGGGCGGGGCACGACGCGCAGCGGGACCGGATCAGGGCCGCCGGGCTCGAACTCGCCCCCGGGGAGCTGTTCGCCGCGGCCACCGGCTCGGGCGCCGAGCTGGAGGGCCTCACCGGGGTCCTGCTCCTGACCGACGAGAGCGACTTCAACGCCCTGGCCTCCATGAACCTCCGGGGCAGCGTGGAGGGCCCGGTGTACCGCCTGGGGCCGGAGACCGACACCCAGGGCGTCGTCGCCCCGTACACCGGCGGCCAGGTGCTCTTCGATCCCGCGCTGACCGGGGCGGAGCTCTCGCGCCGCTACGAGCGGGGCGCCCGCGTCGTCACGCGCCGCCTCGACGGGCCCGTTCCCGCCGGGCACCACCTGCTGTTCCTGGTACGTGCCGACGGGGTGCTGCTGCCCGTCACCCGGACCGGCGGTCCGGTGCCGCGGCCGGGGGACGTCGCCGTACTCCTGGGCGGCTGA